The nucleotide window CCGTTGTTGCCGCCGGTCATCTGGTTTTTGATCAAGGTTCTTGCTGTCTCATTTGTCTTTATCTGGATCCGGGGGACAATGCCCCGTTTCCGTTATGATCAGCTGATGCATTTCGGCTGGAAGATCCTGATGCCGCTGGCTCTGCTCAATGTTATTATTACCGGCGGTATCATGGTCTGGCTCAATGGAGGTTGATGGTGGCGAGAAATCTCTGGCGTGACATAAGGGGGACCCTGGAGCCGTTTTGGGTAACCTTGCGCTATCTCTTCAAAAAGCCGGCTACGATCCAGTATCCGGAAGAGAAGCGGACACCATTTCCGCGCTACCGGGCCCGCATCGTTCTGACCCGGGATCCGGACGGGGCCGAGCGTTGCGTCGCCTGCTACCTCTGTTCGGCGGCCTGCCCGGTTGATTGTATTTCGATGCAGGCAACCGGGGATGAAAACGGTCGTCGCTATGCCGCCTGGTTCCGGATCAACTTCTCCCGCTGTATTTTCTGCGGACTCTGTGCCGAAGCCTGCCCGACCCTGGCGATCCAGATGAGTGCCGATTACGAAATCTGCAACCGTGATCCGCTCAAGCTGGTTTACGAGAAAGAAGATTTGCTGATCGCCGACGGCGGCAAGGACAGCGAATACAATTTTTATCGGCATAGTGGTATCGGCGTCGTCAACCGACGTGGCGGAAATGACGATGAAAACGAACCGGAGGATGTGAAAAGTTTATTGCCTTGAAATCTTTACCACGGAGACGTTGAGACACGGAGTAAAGACAATTTGTTTTGTATTTAAAAATCTAACAAATGATGGTTCTCCGGGACTCTGTGCCCCGGTGCAAGAGAATTGAAGTTATGGCTACTGTTCTGTTCTACATACTGAGCGCTGTTGCCCTGCTCGCAACCCTCGGCTGCGTGACCCGGCGCAACCCGGTGCACGCCGTGATTTTCCTGGTTAATGCCTTCTTTGCGCTGGCAATGATTTTTTACCTGCTCGGTGCCCCGCTGGTTGCCGCCTGGGAGGTCATCATCTATGCCGGGGCGATCATGGTGCTGTTCATGTTTATTATCATGATGCTTGAGCTGGCGCCTTCGGAGGAGACACCGGGCATCGACTGGGCCGTTCTGATCCCGGTTGTTCTGCTTTCGCTTGTTCTGCTCGGGACGACCTTCGCGATTATATCGTTTGATCCGGGGAGTAGCGACGGCATACCGAGTTATTATGCCTCGCCGAGAACCTTCGGTTATACCCTGTTCAAGGAGTATGCCCTGGCCGTTGAAGTGGTCTCCTTCCAGTTGCTTTTTGCCGCGGTCGGAGCTTTCTATGTCGGTCGGGCCGGCAAGCGGAGTTGGAGGTGGACGTGGAAACGATGATCGTTCCAATCTCCCATGTTCTGATGGTCGCTTCAGCGCTGTTCCTGATGGGGCTCGGCTGTACGCTGGCCCGCCGCAACCTGATCATGATCCTGATCGGCATTGAGATCATGCTGAATGCGGTCGGGCTGGTTCTGGTTGGCGCCTCGGCTCTCTGGCAGCAGGTTGACGGCCAGATATTTGTTATTTTCCTGATGGCGATGACCGCCGCTGAAGTCGGGATTTCCCTGGCGATGGTTGTTTACCTGCGACGGCGCAAGGGGACGATCAATGCCAATGCTTTTGACGGGATGAAGGGATGAACGAAAAACTTCTTTTTCTCATAATCCTTTTGCCGCTCATCTGTGGTGTGTTCAACGCTATCTTTGGCATGCGGGCACCGCGACTTTTTGCCGAAACTCTCGCCGTGTTCGGGGTTGCGACATCGACCCTGGTGACGGTGCTGTTGTGGTCTTATGCCGAGGGTGATGGCAGTCGGGCGACTCTTTATACCTGGTTTTCGAGTGGCGACCTCGAGGTGCCGGTTGCCATCCTGTTCGATAAACTGTCGGCACCGATGACCCTGATGGTGACCGGTGTTTCAACCCTGATCCACCTTTATGCCGTCGGCTACATGGCAGAGGAAGAGGATTACGCCCGGTTCTTTACCCTGCTTAATCTCTTTGTTTTTGCCATGTTGCTGATCGTTCTCTCGGATAACCTGCTTCTGACCTTCCTCGGTTGGGAGGGGGTCGGTTTCTGTTCCTACGGACTGATCGGCTTCTGGTACGGCAAGGGTGAAAACGCCGATGCCGGCCGCAAGGCCTTTCTCGTGACCCGCGTCGGCGATGTCTTTTTCGGTATCGCCATGCTCTGGCTCTTTGCCCTGACCGGAACCCTGTCGATTACCGAGATCAACAGCCAGGCGGCTGCTCTGGCGCCGCCTGTCGTCACCGGGCTGACTCTGCTGTTGCTGCTCGGCGCCAGCGGCAAGTCGGCCCAGTTGCCACTGATGACCTGGCTGGCCGATGCCATGGCCGGCCCGACTCCGGTCTCGGCGCTGATTCATGCAGCAACCATGGTCACGGCCGGGGTTTATCTTCTCTGCCGACTTTTCCCGCTGGTTTCCCTGTCGCCGGTCGGCATGATGGCGATTGCGACGGTCGGCGCCCTGACCGCTTTTTACGCGGCGACCTGCGCCCTGGCCCAGCGCGAAATAAAGCGAGTTCTCGCCTATTCGACGATGAGCCAGGTCGGATACATGTTCCTCGCCGTCGGTGCCGGATCGGTGGCCGGGGCGATGTTCCATCTGCTGACCCATGCGTTTTTCA belongs to Desulfuromonas sp. and includes:
- a CDS encoding NADH-quinone oxidoreductase subunit H; translated protein: PLLPPVIWFLIKVLAVSFVFIWIRGTMPRFRYDQLMHFGWKILMPLALLNVIITGGIMVWLNGG
- a CDS encoding NADH-quinone oxidoreductase subunit NuoI codes for the protein MVARNLWRDIRGTLEPFWVTLRYLFKKPATIQYPEEKRTPFPRYRARIVLTRDPDGAERCVACYLCSAACPVDCISMQATGDENGRRYAAWFRINFSRCIFCGLCAEACPTLAIQMSADYEICNRDPLKLVYEKEDLLIADGGKDSEYNFYRHSGIGVVNRRGGNDDENEPEDVKSLLP
- a CDS encoding NADH-quinone oxidoreductase subunit J, encoding MATVLFYILSAVALLATLGCVTRRNPVHAVIFLVNAFFALAMIFYLLGAPLVAAWEVIIYAGAIMVLFMFIIMMLELAPSEETPGIDWAVLIPVVLLSLVLLGTTFAIISFDPGSSDGIPSYYASPRTFGYTLFKEYALAVEVVSFQLLFAAVGAFYVGRAGKRSWRWTWKR
- a CDS encoding NADH-quinone oxidoreductase subunit NuoK; protein product: MIVPISHVLMVASALFLMGLGCTLARRNLIMILIGIEIMLNAVGLVLVGASALWQQVDGQIFVIFLMAMTAAEVGISLAMVVYLRRRKGTINANAFDGMKG
- a CDS encoding NADH-quinone oxidoreductase subunit L translates to MNEKLLFLIILLPLICGVFNAIFGMRAPRLFAETLAVFGVATSTLVTVLLWSYAEGDGSRATLYTWFSSGDLEVPVAILFDKLSAPMTLMVTGVSTLIHLYAVGYMAEEEDYARFFTLLNLFVFAMLLIVLSDNLLLTFLGWEGVGFCSYGLIGFWYGKGENADAGRKAFLVTRVGDVFFGIAMLWLFALTGTLSITEINSQAAALAPPVVTGLTLLLLLGASGKSAQLPLMTWLADAMAGPTPVSALIHAATMVTAGVYLLCRLFPLVSLSPVGMMAIATVGALTAFYAATCALAQREIKRVLAYSTMSQVGYMFLAVGAGSVAGAMFHLLTHAFFKALLFMAAGCVIHLCREENYIFRMGGVARRAPFVFSMFVAGALCLAGVPMTGGFYSKDAILLAVFAQPGIYFQGLWLLASLTALLTAVYTFRLLYLVFAGEPRGEEGHAPGIMMLWPLLPLALLGLGGGILNLPELIGGNNWLIDYLGVRAGVVPLVSHAAEWSLWGLATGLVIIGWLIAWKKYRPAPVAGDGLIGGFLLSGWQADRLVNLIILKPFASICRFCFYGLDLTVIDGFLEGLADRSKAIAERVRPTTTGRLSTYLGAFAWGLLALLGWCLWRLVSL